The following proteins are co-located in the Candidatus Methanogranum gryphiswaldense genome:
- the tgtA gene encoding tRNA guanosine(15) transglycosylase TgtA — protein sequence MFEIVKRDGLARIGKFETKHGILETPALLPVVNPKIYTVTPRELYDEFGFKALITNSYIIKNSPELKAKAQEMGLHQMLDFPGIIMTDSGTFQSHMYGEVEVTNEEMVEFQKSIGTDIGTVLDIFTEPYWSKEKTAESIEVTLERTQKACEMKGDMLLNGVGQGSIFTDLREDCARKMSTMDIDVHPIGGIVPLMEQYRYTDLVNVVLSSKKGLNPNRPVHLFGAGHPMLLALATLMGCDLFDSASYAKFARDDRMMFIDGTFRLQDMQSLDCNCPACRGHTLQTLRKLPDKERTKVIAKHNLYQITGELALVKRYLSEGRLWELAEMRCRAHPALLDALRKLEEYQDFLEKTEPISRTGAMFYTGSETRGRPVFKRYIERVNERYIPPTDKAVLFIDEGSKPYSRAYAEDFDKARKAGYTPVVLSPFGPVPADLDEMYPLAQSVFPYNMDIDTEIESGATTREFLKSKFKSFIKCTEIPEDGELEYDADLLRAKAVSRYQFGIEATEALFRGKIELVVSRKTGKIRNVISDGEHVLSMRAPDGMYSLKVEGANRIVKAVPAPHMRVVLMDDAVPFVSQGRNAFCQFILSCDEALVPMDEAILVDGKDNVVATGRLQAIAGEIASFKKGVAVKVRSGSGDDES from the coding sequence ATGTTCGAGATAGTGAAAAGGGACGGATTGGCAAGGATCGGTAAATTCGAGACAAAACATGGGATATTGGAAACACCGGCATTGTTGCCTGTAGTGAATCCAAAGATCTATACCGTCACTCCCAGAGAACTCTACGATGAGTTCGGTTTTAAGGCACTGATTACAAACTCTTACATCATAAAGAACTCACCTGAACTAAAAGCCAAGGCGCAGGAGATGGGACTTCACCAGATGTTAGATTTCCCCGGGATCATAATGACAGACTCCGGTACATTCCAGAGCCATATGTACGGGGAAGTGGAGGTCACCAACGAGGAAATGGTGGAATTCCAAAAAAGCATAGGCACCGACATAGGTACTGTATTGGACATCTTCACAGAACCATATTGGAGCAAAGAAAAGACCGCCGAATCCATTGAAGTGACCCTCGAAAGAACACAGAAAGCCTGTGAGATGAAAGGTGACATGCTGCTCAACGGTGTCGGACAAGGTTCCATCTTCACAGATCTGAGAGAAGATTGCGCCAGGAAGATGTCCACAATGGATATCGACGTTCATCCTATTGGTGGGATCGTACCGTTGATGGAACAATACCGCTATACAGATCTGGTCAATGTTGTACTTTCCTCGAAGAAAGGACTGAACCCTAACCGTCCCGTGCATCTTTTCGGCGCCGGACACCCAATGTTACTTGCACTGGCCACATTGATGGGATGCGATCTTTTCGATTCTGCTTCCTATGCCAAATTCGCAAGGGACGACAGAATGATGTTCATTGACGGAACATTCCGTCTGCAGGACATGCAATCTTTGGACTGCAACTGCCCCGCGTGCCGTGGCCACACACTCCAAACACTTAGAAAGCTTCCAGACAAAGAAAGGACCAAGGTCATCGCAAAACACAACCTTTACCAAATAACAGGAGAACTCGCACTTGTAAAGAGATACCTTTCAGAAGGCCGTCTCTGGGAACTTGCAGAAATGAGATGCAGAGCGCATCCCGCACTTTTGGATGCTTTAAGAAAACTGGAAGAATACCAAGACTTCTTGGAAAAGACAGAACCGATAAGCAGAACTGGTGCGATGTTCTACACCGGTTCCGAGACCAGAGGACGCCCGGTATTCAAGAGATATATCGAAAGGGTTAACGAAAGATATATCCCGCCGACCGACAAAGCGGTATTGTTCATCGACGAGGGTTCCAAACCATACAGCAGAGCATACGCAGAAGATTTCGATAAGGCTAGAAAGGCAGGATATACCCCGGTCGTACTGTCGCCATTCGGACCTGTACCTGCAGACCTGGATGAAATGTACCCTCTGGCACAATCGGTGTTCCCTTACAACATGGACATAGACACCGAGATCGAATCCGGAGCGACGACGAGAGAATTCCTGAAATCCAAATTCAAGAGCTTCATCAAATGCACCGAGATCCCTGAAGATGGAGAATTGGAATACGACGCAGACCTCTTGAGGGCCAAAGCGGTTTCAAGATATCAGTTCGGGATCGAAGCCACTGAGGCATTGTTCCGTGGAAAGATCGAACTTGTCGTGAGTAGGAAGACAGGAAAGATCAGAAACGTCATATCCGACGGCGAACATGTTCTTTCGATGAGGGCTCCCGACGGAATGTATTCACTGAAAGTGGAAGGTGCGAATCGTATCGTCAAGGCCGTTCCAGCACCTCACATGAGAGTGGTTCTCATGGATGACGCCGTACCTTTCGTATCGCAGGGAAGGAATGCTTTCTGTCAATTCATATTATCATGCGACGAAGCACTCGTACCGATGGACGAGGCGATACTCGTTGACGGGAAGGATAACGTGGTCGCCACAGGACGCCTCCAAGCCATCGCAGGAGAGATAGCCTCATTCAAAAAGGGTGTCGCTGTCAAGGTCCGCAGCGGATCTGGGGACGACGAGTCCTGA
- a CDS encoding 3-isopropylmalate dehydrogenase (catalyzes the oxidation of 3-isopropylmalate to 3-carboxy-4-methyl-2-oxopentanoate in leucine biosynthesis), with amino-acid sequence MKHLAIIPGDGIGKEVIAVGLDVLDAVSEISSFNYDGELFDIGSDRYLKTGELLTDEDIHDLKKKDAIYFGAIGDPKVKPGILEQGILLKMRAVFDQYINLRPVISWFPLVPLKREVPFDIHFLRENTEDFYMGAGGEFGHSKTVSKLNVKREMYNLDITLDVKAEPADDFAFEIGFLSKKGITRFAEYSFRYAEARGEKKVTLVDKANVCTHIYGMQREIFQQKADEYGMKLDFMFVDAMAMAMIVRPETFGTVAVPNLFGDILTDLGAQLQGGLGMGGSGNINPNGVSMFEPIHGSAPDIAGQGKANPIAAVLAAQMLLENQGYPKEGKMLHDAVRHCLDNGKTTPDLGGKMNTQQVGKAIVEYVLNQKK; translated from the coding sequence GTGAAGCACTTGGCGATAATCCCCGGTGACGGTATCGGGAAAGAGGTCATAGCCGTAGGATTGGATGTTCTGGATGCAGTATCGGAGATATCCTCGTTCAATTACGACGGAGAGCTCTTCGACATCGGTTCAGACAGATATCTGAAGACCGGCGAGCTTCTGACAGATGAGGACATCCATGATCTTAAGAAGAAAGATGCGATCTATTTCGGAGCGATTGGAGACCCCAAGGTCAAACCGGGGATACTTGAACAGGGCATCCTTCTCAAGATGAGGGCGGTCTTCGACCAGTACATCAATCTCAGGCCGGTCATATCATGGTTTCCATTGGTGCCTCTGAAGAGGGAGGTCCCCTTCGACATACACTTCCTCAGAGAGAACACCGAGGATTTCTACATGGGCGCGGGCGGAGAGTTCGGCCACTCAAAGACAGTGTCCAAGCTCAACGTCAAGAGGGAGATGTACAATCTCGACATCACACTCGATGTGAAGGCCGAGCCTGCGGATGATTTCGCATTCGAGATCGGATTCCTTTCCAAGAAGGGTATCACCAGATTCGCAGAGTATTCCTTCAGGTATGCCGAGGCAAGGGGAGAGAAGAAGGTCACGCTCGTCGATAAGGCGAATGTTTGCACCCATATCTATGGGATGCAGAGGGAGATCTTCCAGCAGAAGGCCGACGAGTACGGCATGAAATTGGATTTCATGTTCGTCGATGCCATGGCAATGGCCATGATCGTACGTCCGGAGACATTCGGGACCGTAGCCGTACCCAATCTGTTCGGTGATATCCTGACGGATCTGGGAGCACAGCTCCAGGGCGGACTCGGAATGGGCGGAAGCGGTAACATCAACCCTAACGGTGTCAGCATGTTCGAGCCAATACACGGATCTGCACCGGACATCGCCGGGCAGGGCAAGGCCAATCCAATAGCGGCCGTTCTCGCAGCTCAGATGCTTCTCGAGAATCAGGGCTATCCCAAAGAAGGAAAGATGCTGCATGATGCTGTCAGGCACTGTCTGGACAATGGGAAGACAACACCAGACCTCGGCGGAAAGATGAACACCCAACAGGTCGGAAAGGCCATCGTTGAGTACGTTCTCAACCAAAAGAAGTGA
- a CDS encoding 3-isopropylmalate dehydratase small subunit, with amino-acid sequence MLMSKIEAKAWKFGDNVDTDQIIPAERLLSMNLTHLNDFIFEKVRPGFGQQVKKGDILVAGKNFGCGSSREHAPLSLMQAGFSCIIAESFARIFYRNSMNIGLLLIECKVEASEGDKISVDIEKGVVKNITTKKEYTFQKYPPFINELVKCGGLINMVKEGKL; translated from the coding sequence ATGCTGATGTCCAAGATCGAAGCAAAGGCATGGAAGTTTGGCGACAACGTAGATACCGATCAGATAATCCCAGCTGAGCGTCTGCTGTCAATGAATCTGACCCACCTGAACGATTTCATATTCGAGAAGGTCAGACCAGGATTCGGACAGCAGGTCAAGAAAGGTGACATTCTCGTTGCCGGAAAGAACTTTGGATGTGGGTCATCCAGAGAGCACGCCCCTCTTTCATTGATGCAGGCGGGATTCTCATGCATAATCGCAGAGTCGTTCGCACGTATATTCTACAGGAACTCCATGAACATAGGTCTCCTGCTGATAGAGTGCAAGGTCGAGGCCTCCGAAGGCGACAAGATATCAGTGGATATCGAAAAAGGTGTCGTGAAGAACATCACCACCAAGAAAGAATACACATTCCAGAAGTATCCTCCGTTCATCAATGAGCTGGTCAAATGCGGCGGACTCATCAATATGGTAAAGGAGGGTAAACTGTGA
- a CDS encoding 3-isopropylmalate dehydratase large subunit — translation MGKTIAEKILSEKSGTDAVAGQIVVANVDYVMVNDVTGPIAFREYDKIGTNNIQKDRMVLIPDHYVPNKDVASAEQAKEMRDFAKKHDIKNYYEVGRGGVCHQLMIEEGFAAPGRLIVGADSHTCTYGGINAFSTGIGSTEAAAAFATGHLWFKVPETIKVELTGKFKENVGGKDLIIKIITDIGVDGANYKVFEFHGPGIANITVSDRLAVSNMAIEAGGKAGIFPCDDLTKEYIKDTVKGKYKSVEADPDAKYCCVLKYDLSKIESMVAFPHLPSNGHAVKDTDVKIDQAYLGSCTNGRIEDMRIAAKIVKGKKVHPDVRFLVVPASQRVYRQMLDEGLMQIFLDAGAFISGPTCGACLGGYMGILASGERAVSSTNRNFIGRMGDKDSEVYLAGPQVVAASAIAGKIVTPDHKGGC, via the coding sequence ATGGGAAAGACAATTGCAGAGAAGATTCTCTCGGAGAAATCCGGGACCGATGCGGTAGCTGGACAGATCGTTGTCGCTAACGTTGATTACGTCATGGTGAACGATGTCACCGGACCTATAGCGTTCAGAGAGTACGACAAGATTGGTACGAACAACATTCAGAAGGACCGCATGGTTCTGATTCCTGATCACTACGTCCCCAACAAGGATGTGGCCTCGGCCGAGCAGGCCAAGGAGATGAGGGATTTCGCGAAGAAGCACGACATCAAGAACTACTACGAAGTAGGAAGGGGCGGAGTATGCCACCAGTTGATGATCGAAGAAGGATTCGCGGCACCAGGAAGACTCATCGTTGGAGCGGATTCGCACACATGCACCTATGGAGGCATCAACGCATTCTCCACGGGTATCGGTTCAACAGAGGCCGCAGCGGCCTTTGCGACCGGGCACCTCTGGTTCAAAGTGCCTGAGACCATAAAGGTCGAACTCACCGGCAAGTTCAAGGAGAACGTTGGTGGAAAGGACCTGATCATCAAGATTATAACTGATATCGGTGTGGATGGAGCCAATTACAAGGTATTCGAGTTCCACGGGCCGGGAATAGCCAACATAACGGTCTCCGACAGGCTCGCAGTTTCCAACATGGCCATCGAGGCCGGAGGTAAGGCAGGCATATTCCCGTGTGACGACCTCACAAAGGAATACATAAAGGACACCGTGAAAGGCAAATACAAGTCCGTAGAGGCCGATCCAGATGCAAAATACTGTTGCGTCCTGAAATATGACCTCTCCAAGATCGAATCCATGGTGGCCTTCCCCCACCTGCCCAGCAATGGACATGCAGTGAAGGACACAGATGTGAAGATCGACCAGGCATACCTCGGGTCCTGTACTAACGGACGTATCGAGGACATGCGTATCGCAGCCAAGATAGTCAAAGGCAAAAAGGTCCATCCAGATGTCAGGTTCCTCGTGGTTCCCGCATCCCAGAGGGTGTACCGTCAGATGTTGGACGAAGGGCTCATGCAGATATTCCTGGACGCAGGGGCGTTCATATCAGGACCTACCTGCGGAGCATGCCTCGGCGGATACATGGGTATCCTGGCATCAGGGGAGAGGGCAGTGTCCTCCACCAACAGGAACTTCATCGGAAGGATGGGAGACAAGGACTCTGAGGTCTATCTCGCAGGCCCCCAGGTCGTAGCGGCATCCGCCATCGCAGGCAAGATAGTCACTCCAGATCACAAGGGGGGATGCTGA
- a CDS encoding 2-isopropylmalate synthase, with amino-acid sequence MKKQQTSESAKNLEDMLAISPYNQLALSGVGPIKDVKIFDTTLRDGEQAPGIALSQDDKVRIAIALDDLGVDIMEVGFAASGETEKETIRKIKDSNMDATICSLARSVHSDIDAVVDTGVDYVHIFLATSELHMKYKLKMKPEDVRARAIDSVEYARAHGLKVQFSCEDATRSDLTFMTSVYKGVEEAGAYAINVPDTVGVIIPTAMRYLIGELKKSIKVPIAVHCHNDMGLAVANTIAAVESGATICHVCMNGIGERTGNAALEEVALNLFANYGVKTVDLSKIGNTSRVVERVTGFNMAYNKPIVGRNAFAHESGIHVHGIMNNTATYEPFLPELVGVDRHIVIGKHSGAHSVQGRLDVLGIKFPEDHMSELMEMIKNIAIGGKEIDDAELMAIVDNLMYKKGMADKKVSLDQLTVLTGKNTTSTATVTVTIGGTEKRTVASIGVGPVDAAINAIRKAVNENITMEEYKLSAITGKSDSICEVTVMVKNVQNDGGLSVGKAVGLDIVETSVDATMAAINRDFARQRNA; translated from the coding sequence ATGAAAAAGCAACAAACCAGTGAAAGCGCTAAGAATTTGGAAGATATGCTCGCAATAAGTCCATACAACCAGCTTGCGCTCTCCGGTGTGGGCCCCATTAAAGATGTAAAGATCTTCGATACTACACTGAGGGACGGTGAGCAAGCACCTGGCATCGCGTTGAGCCAGGATGACAAGGTTCGTATAGCGATCGCCCTCGATGATCTCGGAGTCGACATAATGGAGGTCGGATTTGCAGCTTCAGGAGAGACCGAGAAGGAAACGATAAGGAAGATCAAGGACTCGAACATGGATGCAACCATTTGCAGCCTGGCCCGTTCTGTTCATTCAGATATAGATGCGGTAGTCGACACGGGCGTGGATTATGTGCACATATTCCTCGCAACTTCAGAATTGCATATGAAGTACAAGCTGAAGATGAAGCCTGAGGATGTCAGAGCAAGAGCGATAGATTCAGTGGAATATGCAAGGGCACATGGATTGAAGGTCCAGTTCTCCTGTGAGGACGCCACAAGATCCGATCTGACCTTCATGACCTCCGTTTACAAAGGTGTCGAGGAGGCAGGAGCGTATGCTATCAATGTCCCGGATACCGTGGGTGTGATCATACCTACAGCGATGAGATACCTCATTGGCGAATTGAAGAAATCGATCAAGGTCCCGATCGCCGTCCATTGCCACAACGATATGGGTCTGGCAGTGGCCAACACGATCGCCGCCGTAGAATCAGGTGCGACGATATGTCATGTGTGCATGAACGGCATAGGTGAGAGGACCGGTAACGCCGCGTTGGAAGAGGTCGCATTGAACCTGTTCGCCAACTATGGCGTCAAAACAGTGGACCTCAGCAAGATAGGGAACACCTCCAGAGTGGTCGAAAGGGTCACTGGATTCAACATGGCATACAATAAGCCGATCGTTGGAAGGAACGCGTTCGCTCATGAGTCCGGTATACATGTTCATGGGATCATGAACAATACTGCTACCTATGAGCCGTTCCTGCCGGAATTGGTCGGTGTGGACAGGCACATAGTGATCGGAAAGCATTCCGGCGCACATTCCGTGCAGGGAAGGCTGGACGTGCTGGGGATAAAGTTCCCGGAGGACCACATGTCTGAACTGATGGAGATGATAAAGAATATCGCCATCGGAGGCAAAGAGATCGACGATGCCGAACTGATGGCAATAGTCGATAACCTGATGTATAAGAAGGGAATGGCAGATAAGAAGGTGTCCTTGGATCAGCTGACAGTGTTGACCGGAAAGAACACCACATCCACTGCGACCGTCACGGTGACAATAGGTGGAACGGAAAAGAGGACCGTTGCAAGCATAGGGGTCGGTCCCGTCGATGCCGCCATAAATGCAATAAGAAAGGCGGTCAACGAGAACATCACGATGGAGGAGTACAAGCTCAGCGCTATAACCGGCAAGAGCGACTCGATCTGTGAAGTGACGGTAATGGTGAAGAACGTTCAGAACGATGGCGGTCTGTCTGTCGGAAAGGCAGTCGGATTGGATATCGTGGAGACTTCAGTTGATGCGACAATGGCCGCTATCAATAGGGATTTCGCTAGACAGAGGAATGCGTAA
- a CDS encoding desulfoferrodoxin — protein sequence MAAKARAVFKCNECKKVIEIVYAGAPVTICCGEEMEELVPKTGEPTEKHVPFIEKKAGGVLVKVGRDAAHPMTPEHYIVYIEICADGILMRKYLKPGDAPEAFFKTDAKKIVAWELCNIHNLWKSS from the coding sequence ATGGCAGCAAAAGCTAGAGCAGTATTCAAATGCAACGAGTGCAAGAAGGTCATCGAGATCGTTTATGCAGGTGCACCCGTCACCATATGTTGCGGAGAGGAAATGGAAGAACTTGTTCCCAAGACAGGAGAACCTACAGAGAAACACGTCCCATTCATCGAGAAGAAGGCCGGCGGAGTACTTGTAAAGGTTGGAAGGGATGCAGCGCATCCCATGACGCCTGAGCACTATATCGTATATATTGAGATCTGTGCGGACGGCATCCTGATGAGGAAATATCTCAAACCAGGGGATGCTCCCGAGGCGTTCTTCAAGACAGATGCGAAGAAAATAGTCGCCTGGGAATTATGCAATATCCACAATTTGTGGAAATCCAGCTGA